From one Brachypodium distachyon strain Bd21 chromosome 4, Brachypodium_distachyon_v3.0, whole genome shotgun sequence genomic stretch:
- the LOC100826059 gene encoding kinesin-like protein KIN-14P — MAVVEDLLRTHGEVGGGGGGGEGVGIGRNIDIAWRKAEAAAVRRNEATSWLRRTVGVVSARDLPEEPSEEEFRVGLRNGIILCNAVNKVQPGTVPKVVEVHSVSTIPADGSALCAYQYFENVRNFLTGLQDLGLPTFEVSDLEKGGQGVRVVDCVLALKSFAETKQIGKQCLFKNGGNIKPPMSAKCFVRKNEPFTKAMIRSHSAELLRDGISLEQTLGPDCSVEPNETISSDSIRVLVQTILSDKKPEEVPLLVESLLSKVIHEFERRMANQNDLVKYNIDPNDSSSLSRTESTDTPQEMEATSTCDQGKMDEEDHKPVTNDVKMDEEHNSFTNNVMMDEEDHNFVSTTGELNSAALVPDDSVEKHIQAKAEINFDLQQKHIQDLKNNLCTVKSGIEHFKLQYSEDLAKLGNHLRIVSHAASGYHKVLEENRKLYNQLQDLKGNIRVYCRVRPFLPGKVSSSSSVAGTEDRTITVMTPSKHAKDARKSFTFNRVFGPLATQEEVFADMQPLIRSVLDGYNVCIFAYGQTGSGKTFTMSGPKVLTEEGLGINYRSLNDLFDIQAQRKDTICYEISVQMIEIYNEQVRDLLHNGPNKKLEIRNSSQKGIAVPDANIVPVASTSDVIDLMNLGQKNRAVCSTAMNDRSSRSHSCVTVHVQGRDLTSGTVLRGCMHLVDLAGSERVDKSEVVGDRLKEAQHINKSLAALGDVIASLAQKNAHVPYRNSKLTQLLQDSLGGQAKTLMFIHIAPEPDAVGESISTLKFAERVATVELGAAKTNKEGGEVKELKEQIACLRAALARKDGENESIRTTHSSPDIYRLRPGHASPASGQPMEDGCLETQSNGSPRHTKPNFELSDMLVENDQSLWPDTCNGDNIQLRSSNSLPELGPDATHDLALYQRNSPEQQWSWAGSVATEDSDDCEVATNCSSEQDSVRPASAPKPRGASAAKKAQPKGTKSTDIRGTNPAKRTTPLQKKANGAAQIPTKNGKQTSSGGVEGRKTPNGKASTKK; from the exons ATGGCCGTCGTGGAGGACCTTCTGCGGACGCATGGGGAAGtaggaggaggtgggggagggggTGAGGGGGTGGGGATTGGGAGGAACATCGACATAGCCTGGCgcaaggcggaggcggccg CAGTAAGAAGGAACGAAGCTACCAGCTGGTTGCGAAGGACAGTAGGGGTAGTCAGCGCGAGGGACCTTCCGGAAGAGCCATCTGAGGAGGAATTTCGGGTTGGCCTGAGGAATGGCATCATTCTTTGCAATGCAGTCAATAAGGTTCAGCCTGGTACTGTACCCAAG GTTGTGGAGGTCCACTCGGTGTCTACTATCCCTGCAGATGGTTCAGCTCTCTGTGCATACCAGTACTTTGAAAACGTGAGGAATTTCCTCACTGGCCTACAAGATTTAGGTCTCCCAACATTTGAGGTCTCCGACCTGGAAAAG GGTGGACAAGGTGTCAGAGTTGTAGATTGCGTTCTCGCCCTGAAATCATTTGCTGAAACGAAGCAAATTGGCAAACAATGTTTATTTAAAAATGGTGGCAACATAAAGCCTCCAATGTCTGCAAAATGTTTTGTTCGTAAGAATGAACCATTTACAAAGGCGATGATAAGGAGTCACTCAGCTGAGCTACTCCGGGATGGCATATCACTGGAGCAAACTTTAGGTCCTGATTGTTCTGTGGAACCCAACGAAACC ATTAGTTCAGATTCCATCAGAGTGCTTGTTCAAACAATTCTCTCAGATAAGAAACCTGAAGAAGTTCCATTG CTTGTAGAATCTCTCCTGAGCAAAGTTATTCATGAATTTGAGCGCCGTATGGCAAACCAGAATGATTTG GTGAAATACAATATAGATCCTAATGACAGTAGTTCATTATCCAGAACAGAGTCAACAGACACACCACAGGAAATGGAGGCAACCTCCACCTGCGATCAAGGGAAG ATGGATGAAGAAGACCACAAGCCAGTCACTAATGACGTGAAGATGGACGAAGAACACAATTCTTTCACTAATAATGTGATGATGGACGAAGAAGACCACAATTTTGTGAGTACGACAGGAGAGCTGAATTCTGCTGCGCTAGTGCCCGATGATAGTGTGGAAAAACATATACAGGCAAAGGCAGAAATAAATTTTGATCTGCAACAGAAGCATATCCAG GATTTGAAAAATAACCTCTGTACTGTTAAGTCTGGGATAGAGCACTTCAAATTGCAGTACTCTGAGGACCTTGCTAAGCTTG GAAATCATTTGCGCATTGTTTCTCATGCGGCTTCTGGGTATCATAAAGTCCTAGAAGAAAACCGTAAGCTGTACAACCAACTACAGGATCTTAAAG GTAATATTAGAGTGTACTGTCGAGTGAGACCTTTCCTACCTGGAAAGGTAAGTTCCTCAAGCAGTGTCGCTGGCACAGAAGATAGAACTATCACAGTTATGACTCCATCGAAACATGCCAAAGACGCACGGAAATCTTTTACTTTCAATAGAGTCTTTGGACCATTGGCCACACAAG AGGAGGTCTTTGCAGACATGCAACCTTTAATCCGCTCTGTTCTTGATGGCTACAACGTCTGTATATTTGCGTATGGCCAAACCGGGTCAGGGAAGACCTTTACAATG AGTGGTCCTAAAGTATTGACGGAAGAAGGGCTTGGCATCAATTATAGGTCTTTAAATGATCTATTCGACATTCAAGCACAGAGGAAGGATACAATTTGTTATGAAATTTCTGTGCAGATGATTGAGATCTACAATGAACAAGTGAGGGACCTCCTTCATAATGGTCCAAACAAGAA ATTAGAAATTCGAAATAGTTCGCAGAAAGGTATTGCAGTTCCAGATGCAAACATAGTTCCGGTTGCATCGACTTCCGATGTGATTGATTTGATGAATCTGGGACAAAAGAACCGTGCAGTTTGCTCAACGGCCATGAATGACAGAAGTAGTCGTTCCCACAG TTGTGTAACAGTTCATGTTCAAGGCCGAGATTTAACATCAGGAACGGTCCTTAGAGGTTGCATGCATCTTGTGGACTTAGCTGGCAGCGAAAGAGTCGATAAATCTGAGGTTGTAGGAGACAGATTAAAGGAGGCACAACATATAAACAAGTCACTGGCTGCGCTAGGAGATGTCATCGCATCCCTCGCCCAGAAAAACGCGCATGTTCCTTACCGAAATAGCAAACTTACTCAGTTACTGCAGGACTCTCTTG GAGGACAAGCAAAAACATTGATGTTTATTCACATAGCTCCGGAACCGGACGCTGTTGGTGAATCAATAAGCACTTTGAAGTTTGCCGAGAGAGTTGCCACTGTTGAGCTTGGAGCAGCCAAGACAAacaaggaaggaggagaagtcAAAGAGCTCAAAGAACAG ATTGCTTGCCTCAGGGCAGCATTGGCTAGGAAAGATGGAGAAAACGAAAGCATACGAACTACACATTCGAGCCCTGACATATATAGACTGAGACCTGGTCATGCATCGCCTGCATCCGGCCAACCAATGGAAGATGGGTGTCTAGAG ACCCAAAGCAACGGCTCTCCAAGACACACAAAGCCAAACTTCGAATTGTCAGACATGCTTGTAGAGAACGATCAATCTCTGTGGCCTGATACTTGCAATGGTGACAACATCCAATTGAGGAGCAGCAATTCTCTGCCAGAGTTGGGACCTGATGCCACACATGATCTAGCCTTGTATCAAAGAAACAGTCCTGAACAACAGTGGAGTTGGGCTGGGTCTGTTGCAACAGAGGATTCAGATGACTGTGAGGTTGCAACTAATTGCTCATCAGAACAAGATTCGGTGCGGCCAGCCAGCGCCCCAAAACCGAGGGGCGCCTCAGCGGCAAAGAAAGCTCAGCCCAAGGGTACAAAAAGCACTGACATCAG AGGGACAAATCCTGCGAAAAGGACAACACCGTTGCAGAAAAAGGCGAATGGAGCTGCTCAGATTCCAACCAAGAACGGTAAACAGACAAGTTCGGGTGGGGTTGAAGGAAGAAAAACTCCCAATGGTAAAGCAAGCACCAAGAAGTAA
- the LOC104584441 gene encoding uncharacterized protein LOC104584441, which yields MAEGGGGSRSGCEARDGARPVLVVSLPTHRNPRSDPATATELKGADVLPEEIVVWEILVRLPAPAVLRCRAVCSSWRRLTSRADFLLAHHRRQPSLPLVVLQGGTATDPRRGPEDSESKPGRRLLGFDEYNSGASRSFELHGSCDGLLLLSLSDGRFSICSPATRQHTPLPALTNAGSIVAEALYLHGPSGEYRVLYWNEGMHLTDHHAVCYVIDVPRGRQPTCIGVPAAFPGMKLDDIASAGRMSVNNSRPPVLFRGCLHWDPGRSPYAGIVVFDTVAESFRWMRCAAAAATGYSTRLHDMGGSIALTCFEDCRRVAKIWVLADYEGEVWSFKYKFPVESIYNVRHTEHLVLSHKCDMLVEANSGCYMFHCDSNGKLLHEFYLGFWGSRITGHRYKESLSLVKYDFFPRRSRRGGARVGQPHFFR from the coding sequence AtggcggagggcggcggcggttctaGGTCCGGATGTGAAGCTCGAGACGGCGCGAGGCCGGTCCTCGTGGTGTCTCTCCCAACCCATCGGAACCCTAGATCCGaccccgccaccgccaccgagCTGAAGGGAGCCGACGTCCTCCCGGAGGAGATCGTGGTGTGGGAGATCCTGGTCCGCCTGCCGGCCCCGGCGGTGCTCCGCTGCCGCGCGGTGTGCAGCTCCTGGCGCCGCCTCACCTCCCGCGCCGACTTCCTCCTcgcccaccaccgccgccagcccTCGCTCCCCCTCGTCGTGCTGCAAGGCGGGACCGCCACCGACCCGCGGAGAGGCCCCGAGGACTCCGAGTCcaagcccggccgccgcctcctcggcttCGACGAGTACAACTCGGGTGCAAGCCGCAGCTTCGAGCTCCACGGCTCCtgcgacggcctcctcctgctctCCCTCTCCGACGGCCGCTTCAGCATCTGCAGCCCGGCCACGCGCCAGCACACTCCGCTCCCGGCTCTCACCAACGCCGGCAGCATCGTCGCCGAGGCGCTGTACCTGCACGGACCGTCCGGGGAGTACCGCGTCCTGTACTGGAACGAGGGGATGCACCTGACCGACCACCACGCCGTCTGCTATGTCATCGATGTGCCGCGGGGGCGCCAGCCGACGTGCATCGGAGTTCCTGCAGCCTTCCCCGGCATGAAGCTGGACGACATTGCTAGTGCCGGGAGGATGAGTGTTAACAATTCACGCCCGCCCGTCCTGTTCCGCGGCTGCCTTCACTGGGACCCTGGCCGATCCCCTTATGCCGGCATAGTCGTTTTCGACACGGTAGCTGAGTCGTTCAGGTGGATGCgctgcgctgctgctgctgctaccggCTACAGCACTCGTCTGCACGACATGGGAGGGTCGATTGCGCTCACTTGCTTCGAGGATTGCAGGAGAGTGGCCAAGATCTGGGTGCTGGCGGACTACGAGGGGGAGGTGTGGTCATTCAAGTACAAATTCCCAGTGGAGAGCATCTATAACGTTAGGCATACAGAGCATCTGGTTTTGTCCCACAAGTGCGATATGCTGGTCGAAGCTAACTCTGGATGTTACATGTTTCACTGTGACAGCAATGGGAAGTTGCTACACGAATTCTATTTGGGATTTTGGGGTTCAAGAATTACTGGACATAGGTACAAAGAGAGCCTTAGCCTTGTCAAGTATGATTTCTTCCCGAGGCGCTCGAGGCGAGGTGGTGCCCGTGTTGGGCAACCTCATTTTTTCAGATAG
- the LOC104584444 gene encoding uncharacterized protein LOC104584444: protein MFFFSSWFFCFFERIFFLPGGKRTVLSTFHSPLAQEAASLLARSPVVGGGKRIPMAADGGGGSSRSGCGARDGARPVLVVSLPTHRNPRSAPVDTEPQRSTGAGRKESTGDAVLPEEIVVWEILVHLPAAAVLRCRAVCRSWRRLTSRADFILAHHRRQPSLPLVVLQGGTSTDPRPSSSEDGRRVLGLDEYYDGTGRRFKLCGSCDGLLLLSLLDRRFSICNPATRQCLPLPALTDAVGGSVVEALYLHGPSGEYRVLYWDEGTHLTDLNSVCYVMAVPQGREPRCIGIPAAFPGMELGGIARGRRMVTNNSRSPVQFRGCLYWDPGRSPHVNMVVFDTVAESFRSMRCPAAATSYCNRLHKMGGSLGFTCFEDCRTAAKIWVLEDREGEVWSLKYRIKFPVESMYNFGDTEHLVLSHKGDMLVQNYSGRCMFHCHSNGKLIQEFRWELWGSSITGHLLKESLVNHAFFPKRGAARVGQPHLFKWL from the coding sequence atgttttttttttcttcctggtttttttgtttttttgagcgcatttttttccttcctggTGGTAAGAGGACGGTTCTTTCCACATTCCACAGCCCACTAGCCCAGGAAGCGGCCAGCCTGCTTGCGCGGTCGCcggtggtcggcggcggcaagcgTATTCCgatggcggcggacggcggcggcggaagttcCAGGTCCGGATGTGGAGCTCGTGACGGCGCGAGGCCGGTCCTCGTGGTGTCTCTCCCAACCCATCGAAACCCTAGATCCGCCCCCGTAGACACCGAGCCGCAGCGATCCACCGGGGCCGGGCGCAAGGAGTCCACCGGCGACGCCGTTCTCCCGGAGGAGATCGTGGTGTGGGAGATCCTTGTCCACCTGCCTGCCGCGGCGGTGCTCCGCTGCCGCGCGGTGTGCCGCTCCTGGCGCCGCCTCACCTCCCGCGCCGACTTCATCCTcgcccaccaccgccgccagccgTCGCTGCCCCTCGTCGTGCTGCAAGGCGGGACCAGCACCGACCCGCGCCCGAGCTCCTCCGAGGAcggccgccgcgtcctcggcTTGGACGAGTACTACGACGGGACCGGCCGCCGCTTCAAGCTCTGCGGCTCCtgcgacggcctcctcctgctgtCCCTGCTCGACCGCCGCTTCAGCATCTGCAACCCGGCCACGCGCCAGTGCCTCCCGCTGCCGGCCCTCACCGACGCCGTCGGCGGGAGCGTCGTCGAGGCTCTGTACCTGCACGGCCCGTCCGGGGAGTACCGCGTCCTGTACTGGGACGAGGGGACACACCTGACCGACCTCAACTCCGTCTGCTATGTCATGGCGGTGCCGCAGGGGCGCGAGCCGAGGTGCATTGGAATTCCCGCGGCCTTTCCGGGCATGGAGCTGGGTGGCATTGCTCGTGGCAGGAGGATGGTTACTAACAATTCGCGCTCGCCTGTCCAGTTCCGTGGCTGCCTCTACTGGGACCCTGGCCGGTCCCCCCATGTCAACATGGTTGTTTTCGACACGGTAGCCGAGTCATTCAGGTCGATGCGCtgccctgctgctgctaccaGTTACTGCAATCGTTTGCACAAGATGGGAGGGTCGCTCGGGTTCACCTGTTTCGAGGATTGTAGGACAGCAGCGAAGATCTGGGTACTGGAGGACCGGGAGGGGGAGGTGTGGTCGCTCAAGTACCGGATCAAATTCCCGGTGGAGAGCATGTATAACTTTGGGGATACAGAGCATCTGGTGTTGTCCCACAAGGGCGATATGCTGGTCCAAAATTACTCTGGACGTTGCATGTTTCACTGCCACAGCAATGGGAAGTTGATACAGGAATTCCGATGGGAGTTGTGGGGGTCTAGCATTACTGGACATTTGTTGAAAGAGAGCCTTGTCAACCATGCTTTCTTTCCGAAGCGAGGCGCTGCTCGTGTTGGACAACCTCATTTATTCAAATGGCTCTAA
- the LOC112268955 gene encoding uncharacterized protein LOC112268955, which yields MAEDGGGGGGGGGGSSSSGCGARDGARPVLVVSLPTHRNPRSAPATEPQGRSTAVLPVEIVVWEILVHLPAAAVLRCRAVCRSWRRLTSRADFLFAHHGRQPSLPLVMLQGGSITDPRAGSEPGPGRRVLGIDDHNDAGGGGARRRFKVHGSCDGLLLLSVSDGRFSVCNPATRQHAPLTGLTNAVAVGAIVEAMYPHGPSGEYRVLYWKKGRHLTDHDTVCYVSVVPWGRKPRRIGAPAAFPGMKLGGVACDWRTTVNNSRPPVLFRGCLHWDPGRSPHATIVVFDTVAESFRRMRRPAAATGYCTRLHDMGESIGLTCFEDCRMVAKIWVPEDHEGAVWSLKYRIKFPVESMYNFGDTEHLVLSHKGDMLVQNYFGCCMFHCDSNGKLIQEFRWELWGSSITGLLFKESLIKHAFFPKQGGACVGQLNFFPKQDGARVGQPNFFRWL from the coding sequence ATGgcggaggatggcggcggcggcggcggcggcggcggcggaagctcCAGTTCCGGATGTGGAGCTCGTGACGGCGCGAGGCCGGTCCTCGTGGTGTCTCTCCCAACCCATCGAAACCCTAGATCCGCCCCCGCCACCGAGCCGCAGGGACGATCCACCGCCGTGCTCCCGGTGGAGATCGTGGTGTGGGAGATCCTGGTCCACctgccggccgcggcggtgcTCCGCTGCCGCGCGGTGTGCCGCTCCTGGCGCCGCCTCACCTCCCGCGCCGACTTCCTCTTCGCCCACCACGGCCGCCAGCCCTCGCTGCCCCTCGTCATGCTGCAGGGCGGCTCCATCACCGACCCCCGCGCCGGATCCGAGcccggccccggccgccgcgtcctcggcaTCGACGACCACAACgacgccggcgggggcggggcccgccgccgcttcaaGGTCCACGGCTCCTGCGACGGCTTGCTCCTGCTCTCCGTCTCCGACGGCCGCTTCAGCGTCTGCAACCCGGCCACGCGCCAGCACGCTCCGCTGACGGGCCTCACCAATGCCGTGGCCGTCGGTGCTATCGTCGAGGCAATGTACCCGCACGGCCCGTCCGGGGAGTACCGCGTCCTGTACTGGAAGAAGGGGAGACACCTGACCGACCACGACACCGTCTGCTACGTCAGCGTGGTGCCGTGGGGGCGCAAGCCTAGGCGCATCGGAGCTCCAGCAGCCTTCCCTGGCATGAAGCTGGGCGGCGTTGCCTGTGACTGGAGGACAACTGTTAACAATTCACGGCCACCGGTCCTGTTCAGAGGCTGCCTGCACTGGGACCCTGGCCGATCCCCCCACGCCACCATAGTCGTTTTTGACACGGTGGCGGAGTCGTTCAGACGGATGCGCcgtcctgctgctgctactggcTACTGCACTCGTTTGCACGATATGGGTGAGTCGATTGGGCTCACTTGCTTTGAGGATTGCAGGATGGTGGCGAAGATCTGGGTGCCGGAGGACCATGAGGGGGCGGTGTGGTCGCTCAAGTACCGGATCAAATTCCCGGTGGAGAGCATGTATAACTTTGGGGATACAGAGCATCTGGTTTTGTCCCACAAGGGCGATATGCTGGTCCAAAATTACTTTGGATGTTGCATGTTTCACTGCGACAGCAACGGGAAGTTGATTCAGGAATTCCGATGGGAGTTGTGGGGGTCTAGCATCACTGGACTTCTGTTCAAGGAGAGTCTTATCAAACATGCTTTCTTCCCGAAGCAAGGCGGTGCTTGTGTTGGACAACTTAATTTCTTCCCGAAGCAAGACGGTGCTCGTGTTGGACAACCTAATTTCTTCAGATGGCTCTAA
- the LOC104584443 gene encoding cell number regulator 13: MALVSQAAMVAQFAGVDAYGLIKMIAEAAQTVRRNRATCLQLARRAKMIGDLLHRLHAAQLMQQPETRNPVEQLEETLRRALLLIRSCRGRSYLYRCFMGARHADELREVQSEISFYLQLFPLISYVDTTLTWVRLLNKASPDTSCKEAPMVRPYFVPFLFLALDGWCLVVNYSGSIPWYSIHIVYIYFLF, from the exons ATGGCTCTAGTTAGCCAGGCTGCCATGGTCGCGCAGTTTGCAGGGGTGGACGCCTACGGGCTCATCAAGATGATTGCCGAGGCGGCACAGACGGTGCGGCGGAACAGGGCAACCTGCCTGCAGCTTGCACGGCGTGCCAAGATGATCGGTGACCTGCTGCACCGGCTCCACGCCGCGCAGCTGATGCAGCAGCCGGAGACGAGGAACCCCGTGGAGCAGCTGGAGGAAACGCTCCGGCGGGCTCTGCTGCTCATCAGGTCCTGCCGGGGCCGCAGCTACCTGTACCGATGCTTCATGGGGGCACGAcacgccgacgagctccgcGAGGTGCAGAGCGAGATCTCCTTCTATCTCCAGCTTTTCCCTCTTATCAGCTACGTCGACACCACCCTCACCTGGGTCAGGCTCCTAAACAAAGCTTCTCCTGATACTTCCTGCAAAGAG GCACCTATGGTAAGACCATATTTTGTGCCATTTCTGTTCCTCGCGCTGGATGGATGGTGCTTGGTAGTTAATTATTCAGGGAGTATACCTTGGTACAGTATACACATAGTTTACATCTATTTCTTATTCTAA
- the LOC112268956 gene encoding uncharacterized protein LOC112268956, whose product MARDKLVARRTERRTLLVSLQNPRSAAEHGDAGPGATATASDSEPIAVLPLDVLLWEILIRLPAAAILRCRAVCRSWRRLTADPGFLLAHHRRQQSLPLFVLGRSYNCHTNPAGPQRGQPLLGFDDYHHYDGHKHRYLGDFVLHASCDGLLLISNRRYNGRAYRRFFIMCNLATRQSAPVQALKAAEPDRINIEALYLHRPSGQYRVLYWRDRKYQTKDGDRVFYILGVPRARKPRCIVLPAAYRMVSTMKGYPDSRPPVMFRGCLHWYPSRCSLDGAVVVFDTVAESFRSMRLPADVATASSCCTRLHDMEGLIGLSCFSGSGTIAKVWVLEDYEREVWSLKYKINFSPESMCNLAKTSSRLVVSHEGDMLLYSNNSISHMVICQRRFLEEFQWPFWGSNLTGHLFKESLVKHAFFPKPGSAHTVGHYLFTCL is encoded by the coding sequence ATGGCCCGGGACAAGCTGGTCGCAAGGAGAACCGAGAGGCGGACCCTCCTCGTGTCTCTCCAAAACCCTAGATCCGCCGCCGAGCATGGAGATGCAGGACCGGGTGCCACTGCCACGGCGTCGGACTCGGAGCCGATCGCCGTCCTCCCCCTGGACGTCCTGCTGTGGGAGATCCTGATCCGCCTGCCGGCCGCGGCGATCCTCCGCTGCCGCGCGGTCTGCCGCTCCTGGCGCCGCCTCACCGCCGACCCcggcttcctcctcgcgcaccaccgccgccagcaGTCGCTCCCCCTCTTCGTACTCGGCAGATCCTACAACTGCCACACAAATCCCGCCGGCCCGCAGCGAGGCCAACCTCTCCTCGGGTTCGATGACTACCACCACTACGACGGCCACAAACACCGCTACCTTGGCGATTTTGTGCTCCACGCGTCCtgcgacggcctcctcctgaTATCAAACCGCCGGTACAACGGCCGCGCATACCGCCGCTTCTTCATCATGTGCAACCTGGCCACGCGCCAGAGCGCTCCAGTCCAGGCTCTCAAAGCCGCCGAACCCGACCGCATCAACATCGAGGCGCTGTACCTTCACCGACCCTCCGGGCAGTACCGCGTCCTGTACTGGCGCGACAGGAAATACCAGACCAAGGACGGCGATAGGGTCTTCTACATCCTCGGGGTGCCACGGGCGCGCAAACCGAGGTGCATTGTACTTCCTGCAGCCTACCGCATGGTGAGCACCATGAAGGGTTATCCTGATTCGCGCCCGCCCGTCATGTTCCGCGGATGCCTTCACTGGTACCCCAGCCGCTGTTCACTTGACGGCGCAGTGGTTGTTTTCGACACCGTGGCCGAGTCATTCAGGTCGATGCGCCTCCCGGCTGATGTTGCTACCgccagcagctgctgcacTCGTTTGCACGACATGGAAGGTTTGATTGGCCTCAGCTGCTTCAGTGGTAGCGGTACAATTGCCAAGGTCTGGGTGCTGGAGGACTACGAGAGGGAGGTTTGGTCACTCAAGTACAAAATTAATTTCTCACCGGAGAGCATGTGTAACTTAGCAAAGACAAGCTCGCGACTGGTTGTGTCCCACGAGGGAGATATGCTGCTCTACAGTAATAACTCTATAAGCCACATGGTTATCTGTCAGCGCAGGTTTCTAGAGGAATTCCAATGGCCATTTTGGGGCTCAAACTTGACAGGACATTTGTTCAAAGAAAGCCTTGTCAAGCATGCTTTCTTCCCCAAGCCAGGCAGTGCCCATACGGTTGGACATTATCTTTTCACATGTCTCTAA